In Klebsiella aerogenes, the DNA window CCCGGCGCGCGGCGAAGCCGGTTCGGTGACCATGGCCGACGCCCACGGGCGTTTTTCCGGGTTGGGCGTCGCATTGACCAGTACCGGCGCAGGCGCGGGCAACGCGGTCGGCGCGCTGGTGGAGGCGATGAACGCCTGTACGCCGTTGCTGCACCTTACCGGACAAGTCGAAAAGGCCTGGCTGGATGCCGACACCGGCTTTATCCATGAAACCCGCGATCAGCTGACCTTCCTGAAAGCCAGCTCGAAGCGCGCTTATCGCATCAGCAACGCCAACCAGGCGGTGGCTATCCTGCATAAAGCGATTCAGGAAGCGCAAACGCCGCCGTGCGGCCCGGTCTCGGTGGAGATCCCCATTGATATTCAAAGTGCGAAAATTCCGCTTTCTCTGCTTACCGCGCCGTTAAAAACCGCCCCGTCTGCGGCACCGGAAGCGTCGATGGTTGATGCGCTGTGGACTCAACTTAAGCAGGCGAAGCAGCCGCTGCTGTGGCTCGGCGGCGGCGCTTTAGAGAGCGGTGAAGCCGTGAAAGCGCTCGCGGATGCCGGGGTGACAGTGATTTCCAGCACCCATGGCCGCGGTATCCTGGCGGATAGTCATCGCGCCAGCCTGCGCGCGTTCCATAATTCACCGTCGGTTGAAGCGCTGATCTCACAATGTGATTTCACCCTGGTTGCCGGTTCGCGACTGCGCAGTAACGAAACGCGCTCATGGACGCTGGAACTACCGACGCCGCGGGTGCAGATTGATATCGATCCGGCGGCGGCTAGCCGTAACTACCTGATGGACAATACGTTGGTCGCGGACTGCCGCGCGTTATTAAGCGCGCTGGCGGAGAGAGTGCAGGGCAGAATGTGGGGTAACGCGCAGTGGGATAACCAGCTTAAAGAAGCGGTGGCGGTCGCGGAACATGGGCTGCGCGAACAGTGCGGCGCCTATGCCAAATTGAATGATGCGATTGCTCAGGCGTTGCCGGATGACGGTATTCTGGTACGTGATATTACCGTGTCCGGCAGCCTGTGGGGCAGCCGTCTGTTCCGTGCGCATGGCCCGCTGATGAATATTCATTCGCTGGCAGGCGCCATCGGCATGGGGCTGCCGATGGCGATCGGCACCGCGATTGCCAATCCGCAGCACAAAGTGGTCGGCCTGGTCGGCGACGGCGGCCTGAGCCTGAACCTTGGCGAACTGGCGACGCTGGCGCAGGAGAAGGCGAACGTGACGCTGCTGATTATGAATGACGGCGGCTACGGCGTGATGCGCGGCATTCAGGATAAGTATTTTGGTGGCCGTCAGTATTACAACGAGCTGCATACTCCGGACTTTACGCTGTTGGCGCAGGCGATCGGCCTGCAGGCGTGGAGCGTTGAGCGGGCGGAGGATTTCCAGGCGGTGATGACCGAAGCGCTGGCGATGCCGGGGCCGTCGGTGGTGGAAATCAAAATGGGCCAGATCGGCGCGCTGCGCTTTGCCGGTCCGCCGCAGAAGACGTTGTATTAATTTGAGGAATAGCGTCATTTCCA includes these proteins:
- a CDS encoding thiamine pyrophosphate-binding protein, translating into MSEMITVGDAIARTLEQYHVEAIYGVISIHNLPIADAVGQREKIRFVPARGEAGSVTMADAHGRFSGLGVALTSTGAGAGNAVGALVEAMNACTPLLHLTGQVEKAWLDADTGFIHETRDQLTFLKASSKRAYRISNANQAVAILHKAIQEAQTPPCGPVSVEIPIDIQSAKIPLSLLTAPLKTAPSAAPEASMVDALWTQLKQAKQPLLWLGGGALESGEAVKALADAGVTVISSTHGRGILADSHRASLRAFHNSPSVEALISQCDFTLVAGSRLRSNETRSWTLELPTPRVQIDIDPAAASRNYLMDNTLVADCRALLSALAERVQGRMWGNAQWDNQLKEAVAVAEHGLREQCGAYAKLNDAIAQALPDDGILVRDITVSGSLWGSRLFRAHGPLMNIHSLAGAIGMGLPMAIGTAIANPQHKVVGLVGDGGLSLNLGELATLAQEKANVTLLIMNDGGYGVMRGIQDKYFGGRQYYNELHTPDFTLLAQAIGLQAWSVERAEDFQAVMTEALAMPGPSVVEIKMGQIGALRFAGPPQKTLY